The proteins below are encoded in one region of Chloroflexota bacterium:
- the nrfD gene encoding polysulfide reductase NrfD, whose translation MFRQLQKEDILFQPLRSNSWKFYGFVAILFAVIGWAAYAYSVQLRDGLVVTGLRDYIFWGIYMTNFVFFIGISHAGTLISAILRVTGAEWRRPITRMAEAITVFALLIGGPMIIIDMGHPERLLNLLQYGRIQSPILWDLISITTYIAGSMLYLYLPMIPDLAECRDRLTDAPAWKRFIYRTLSLDWRGDAEQKRRLEKGVGIMAVLIIPVAVSVHTVVSWIFGMTMRPGWHSTIFGPYFVVGAIFSGIAAILIAMVIFRRVYHLEAYLTEKVFRNLGLLLLVMDVVYIYFTLSEYLTMTYGNDVADQGVVQMLFVGDFAPIFWAMILGGFIFPGLMLALPNLIQIAAKQSAAQLVLRPLAAMAAVAVFAVMAFAPTGASADFQVTSLWSTLRVLSIVIALGGLFWLMLPVMKRHPLATIATASLLINIAMWLKRYIIIVPTLYNPRIPIQNVPSEWAQYTPTWVEWSITAGAFAMFILLYTLFSKMFPVVSIWETSEEAHTPVTAHVAEGGANV comes from the coding sequence ATGTTTCGTCAACTACAAAAAGAAGACATTTTATTTCAGCCATTGAGATCGAACAGTTGGAAATTCTACGGATTCGTCGCGATTTTGTTCGCCGTGATTGGCTGGGCGGCGTATGCGTACTCCGTACAACTGCGCGACGGACTCGTCGTCACCGGTTTGCGCGATTACATTTTCTGGGGCATCTACATGACCAACTTTGTTTTCTTCATCGGTATCAGCCACGCCGGCACGCTCATCTCCGCGATCCTGCGCGTCACTGGCGCAGAGTGGCGTCGTCCCATCACGCGCATGGCGGAAGCGATCACGGTGTTTGCGCTGTTGATCGGCGGACCGATGATTATCATTGACATGGGTCATCCCGAACGCTTGCTCAATCTCTTGCAGTACGGGCGCATCCAATCGCCGATCCTCTGGGATTTGATTTCGATCACGACGTACATCGCCGGCAGTATGTTGTATCTGTACTTGCCAATGATTCCTGACCTGGCAGAGTGTCGCGATCGGTTGACCGACGCGCCGGCGTGGAAACGATTCATCTATCGTACACTATCGTTGGATTGGCGCGGTGACGCGGAACAAAAACGCCGCTTGGAAAAAGGCGTCGGGATTATGGCAGTTTTGATTATCCCGGTCGCGGTGTCAGTGCATACCGTCGTGTCGTGGATTTTCGGCATGACGATGCGTCCCGGGTGGCACAGCACGATTTTCGGTCCGTACTTTGTCGTCGGCGCGATCTTCTCCGGCATCGCCGCGATTTTGATCGCGATGGTGATCTTCCGCCGCGTGTATCATCTGGAAGCGTACCTCACCGAAAAAGTGTTTCGCAACCTGGGTCTCCTGCTGCTCGTGATGGATGTGGTGTACATCTACTTTACCTTGAGCGAATATCTGACGATGACCTATGGCAACGATGTCGCCGATCAAGGCGTGGTGCAAATGTTGTTCGTCGGCGATTTTGCCCCGATTTTCTGGGCAATGATCCTGGGTGGGTTTATCTTTCCCGGTCTGATGCTGGCATTACCAAACCTGATCCAGATCGCGGCAAAGCAATCTGCCGCACAGCTGGTACTGCGTCCACTTGCCGCGATGGCTGCCGTCGCGGTGTTCGCGGTGATGGCATTTGCGCCCACCGGCGCATCGGCAGATTTTCAAGTTACTTCTCTTTGGTCCACCTTGCGCGTGTTGAGTATTGTCATCGCGCTCGGCGGCTTGTTCTGGCTCATGTTGCCGGTGATGAAGCGTCATCCGCTCGCCACGATTGCTACGGCATCGCTTTTGATCAACATTGCGATGTGGCTCAAACGCTACATTATCATTGTGCCGACGCTCTACAACCCGCGCATTCCGATTCAAAACGTGCCGTCGGAATGGGCGCAGTACACGCCAACCTGGGTCGAGTGGTCAATCACCGCTGGCGCGTTCGCGATGTTCATTCTGTTGTACACGCTCTTTTCGAAAATGTTCCCGGTCGTTTCGATCTGGGAAACATCGGAAGAAGCGCACACGCCAGTGACCGCGCACGTTGCCGAAGGAGGCGCGAATGTCTAG